The nucleotide window AGCGTTTTCCAACTCACCCGCCATCACCGCATCGGTGGCAGCCAGCGCTGCGCCCGCAGAACGCAGAGCGGCGTCCCACGTGTGCACATTGATACAGGTGTCCGGGTCTATCTGGGCGTGTTGCGGGCCACCTGCGGCGATGTCTTCGCGCAAGCTGTCTGTCAGACCCCGCAGCGAGGCCACATGCATGCGGCCGTGGGCCAGTTCCAGGTCGGCAATGGGCGCGGGTGGCGCCTCGCGGCGATCCAGGGCATCGCCTACACCACTGATGAGCAAACGGTCATCAATGGCGTCCAAACGCTGGGGGCATTCGGGATGCCCATCGCCCATATCGTGCTTGCGGCAATCGCTGTGGCTAAAGTATCCGGTCTTGTTCACCAATACGCTCTTGATTCTGTATTTTCGGTTAACGTCATGCCATGGATGCACAACACAAGCTTAAATCAATCACAGACCAGCTTAACACGGTGATCGTCGGCAAGCCGGCCCAGATTCAGGACTGCGTGGCCTGCCTGCTGGCCGGCGGCCACCTGCTGATTGACGACGTGCCGGGTGTGGGGAAAACCACGCTGGCCCACGCCTTGGCCCGCACGTTTGGTCTGCAGTTCTCGCGCGTGCAGTTCACCTCGGATCTGATGCCCAGCGATCTTTCGGGCGTGTCCATTTACGAGCGTGGCAAAGAGGCCTTTGTGTTCCACCCCGGCCCCATCTTTGCCCAGGTCCTGCTGGCCGACGAAATCAACCGCGCCAGCCCCAAAACCCAAAGCGCCTTGCTGGAAGCCATGGAAGAAAAGCAGGTCACGGTGGAGGGCGAAACCCGCGCCCTGCCCCAGCCCTTTTTTGTGATTGCCACGCAAAACCCGCTGGACCAGATTGGCACCTACGCGCTGCCCGAATCGCAGTTGGACCGTTTTCTGATGCGCATCTCGCTGGGCTACCCTGACCGCGCCGCCGAGCGCGCACTGCTGTCGGGTGAAGACCGTCGCGACGTGGTGGACAAGCTGCCCAGCCTGCTGACGCTGGACGAACTGCACACCTTGCAGC belongs to Rhodoferax saidenbachensis and includes:
- a CDS encoding AAA family ATPase, yielding MDAQHKLKSITDQLNTVIVGKPAQIQDCVACLLAGGHLLIDDVPGVGKTTLAHALARTFGLQFSRVQFTSDLMPSDLSGVSIYERGKEAFVFHPGPIFAQVLLADEINRASPKTQSALLEAMEEKQVTVEGETRALPQPFFVIATQNPLDQIGTYALPESQLDRFLMRISLGYPDRAAERALLSGEDRRDVVDKLPSLLTLDELHTLQRLVLAVHTADPLLNYVQDLIAATRSGQWFMQGLSPRAGIAVIRAAKAQALLSGRDYVAPDDVQAILPQAVAHRMVPVGNSGRGAEEQVRAMLAAVPLP